The DNA sequence ATCCGGGTCTGCAGGCCCAGGTTCTTCGGGCAGACGTCCTCGCAGCCGAGCAGCGACATGCAGCCGAACACCCCGTCGTCGTCGCCGATCAGCTCGTAGTACTCGGCATCGCTGCGCGCATCACGCGGATCCAGCCGCAGGCGGGCGATCCGATTCAGCCCCACCGCGCCGACGAAATCCTTGCGCATGCGCGCGGTACCGCAGGCGGCCAGGCAGCAGCCGCACTCGATGCAGCGGTCGAGTTCGTAGATCTGCTCGGCGAGTTCCGGCTCCATCCGCTCCTCGAGCCGGCGCAGGTCCACATCCTCCTGCGCATGCACCCAGGCCTCGAGGCGCTCGGTCATCTGCCGCATCCACTTGCCGGTGTTCACCGACAGATCGCCGATCAGTTCGAAGAACGGCAGCGGTGCCAGTGTGATCCGTTCGCCGAGACTGCCGGTGAGCGTGCGGCAGGCGAGCCCCGGGCGGCCATCGATCAGCATCGCGCAGCTGCCGCAGATGCCGGCCCGGCAGACGAAGTCGAACTGCAGGCTCGGATCCTGGTGGTCGCGGATGTCGTTCAGCGCGACGAACAATGTCATGCTCGGCGCCTCGTCGACCTCGAAGGTCTGCAGATGCGGCCGGCTGTCCGGATCCTGCGGGTTATAGCGCAGGATCCGGAGCTGCAGCCTGCGCCCGGTACCTTCCCCGTTCGCCGGGCTCGCTGCGTTCGCGCTCATGGCAGCCGCTCCGTCAGGCGTTCGTTGCGCCCGCGGTATTGCTCCGGCAGCAGCGCCTCGTACTCCATCAGCGCCGCCTGCCGCGCGAAACGATCCGCTTCCGGAATGGCCGCGAGGATGCGTTCGACCTCGGCGACGCGCGCCGCGGTATCGGGATGCTCGATGTGGTTGCGTGCACCATAGCCGCGGAAGCCGGGCGGCAGTTCCATCGTCGTCACGTCGATCTCCTCGTAGCCGATCGTCGGCAGCGTGTCGTCGTCGGATGGCCAGGTCGCGAGCGTGCGCTTCAGCCAGTCGCGGTCGTCGCGCTGCGGGAAATCCTCGCGAAAATGCGCGCCACGGCTCTCGGTACGCAGGCTCGCACCCTGGGCGACACAGAGCGCGATCTTCAGCATCTTCTGTACCCGGTAGGCGGCGACGAGTTCCGGGTTCGCCCCCCGGACCCGCGAACGCACGCCGATGTTGCGGCTGCGCGCGAGCAGTTCCTGCAGTTCGCGGACCGCCAATTCCAGTTCCTCGCCGGTGCGGAAAATGCCGACGCGGTCCATCATCACCTGCTCCATCCGGTTGCGCAGTTCGGTCGCGCTCTCGCTGCCGCCGCCGTGCAACAACCGGTCGAGCCGAGCCTGCTCGCGCTCCAGGAATTCGCGCACCAGTCCGACCGAAAGACCGGCACCGCCGCCTTCGGTGTCGCAGAAGTCGGCGACGAACTCGGACACGATCATTCCGGACACCACGGTTTCGGCAACCGAGTTGCCGCCGAGCCGGTTGAAGCCGTGCATGTCCCAGCAGGCCGACTCGCCACAGGCGAACAGGCCCTTCAGCCCCTGGCTCTGGCCGGTGTGGTCGGTGCGGATGCCGCCCATCGAGTAATGTTGGGTCGGGCGTACCGGGATCCACTGCTCGACCGGGTCGATACCGAGGAAGTATTCGCAGATATCCTTGACCTCGCGCAGGTTCTTCTCGATGTGCGCGCGGCCGAGGTTGGTGATGTCCAGCCACAGGTGCTCGCCGTAGCGCGACGGCACGCCCTTGCCCTTGCGCATGTGCTCGGTCATGCGCCGCGACACCACGTCGCGCGAGGCGAGTTCCTTCTTCTCCGGCTCGTAGTCGGGCATGAAGCGGTGGCCGTCGACGTCGCGCAGCACGCCGCCGTCGCCCCGGCAGCCCTCGGTGGTCAGGATGCCGGCGGTGATGATCGCGGTCGGGTGGAACTGCACCG is a window from the Thioalkalivibrio paradoxus ARh 1 genome containing:
- a CDS encoding fumarate reductase iron-sulfur subunit — protein: MSANAASPANGEGTGRRLQLRILRYNPQDPDSRPHLQTFEVDEAPSMTLFVALNDIRDHQDPSLQFDFVCRAGICGSCAMLIDGRPGLACRTLTGSLGERITLAPLPFFELIGDLSVNTGKWMRQMTERLEAWVHAQEDVDLRRLEERMEPELAEQIYELDRCIECGCCLAACGTARMRKDFVGAVGLNRIARLRLDPRDARSDAEYYELIGDDDGVFGCMSLLGCEDVCPKNLGLQTRIAYMRRKMLRAAVFPG
- a CDS encoding fumarate reductase flavoprotein subunit produces the protein MKVVYTDVLVIGGGLAGLRTAVGVRRRGRDVLVLSLVPAKRSHSAAAQGGMQASLGNSAMGAGDNEDVHFEDTVRGSDWGADQRVVRMFVNTAPKAIRELAAWGVPWSRVARGSRESVVNAEKVTITEADEAHGLITARDFGGTKKWRTCYTSDGTGHTMLYALGDQTIAHGIPVLERQEALALIHDAGRCHGAVVRDLITGELTAYVATATVIATGGYGRIYKVSTNAIICEGTGVALALETGVAPLGNMEAVQFHPTAIITAGILTTEGCRGDGGVLRDVDGHRFMPDYEPEKKELASRDVVSRRMTEHMRKGKGVPSRYGEHLWLDITNLGRAHIEKNLREVKDICEYFLGIDPVEQWIPVRPTQHYSMGGIRTDHTGQSQGLKGLFACGESACWDMHGFNRLGGNSVAETVVSGMIVSEFVADFCDTEGGGAGLSVGLVREFLEREQARLDRLLHGGGSESATELRNRMEQVMMDRVGIFRTGEELELAVRELQELLARSRNIGVRSRVRGANPELVAAYRVQKMLKIALCVAQGASLRTESRGAHFREDFPQRDDRDWLKRTLATWPSDDDTLPTIGYEEIDVTTMELPPGFRGYGARNHIEHPDTAARVAEVERILAAIPEADRFARQAALMEYEALLPEQYRGRNERLTERLP